In the genome of Hyphomicrobium sp. CS1GBMeth3, the window GGATTTGGAATGCACTGCAAAGCGCGCGAACGCGGGCGCGGCCATGCTTGTTGCCGCGCTGCGTTGCGTATTGCTGATGATGGTTAGGCGGCGTGTGGCCGATAGACCGCGCGCGGCTTGGCGGCCTGAAACGCCAGCCGCATATGCACTTCGCAATACGGGCTGCCGTCCTTTTTGCGGTGGCCGCAAAAGTGGAAATCCGCCGACATCGGGTCGCCGAACGGCCAGCGACAGTCGTCCGCCTGGAGCGTTTCGACGGTCTTTCGCTGAGCTTTGGGAATGTTCGACACGGGTTCGACGCGCACGGGCGCAGAAATGCTCTGATTTGTTTGCATTTCGCCTTATAGCACAGACGTCGGCATTTTGTCGTGCGACGCTTGTGCACGCTGTTGTTTAGGCTATCGAGCATGCGGCAACGGCAGAAAAGCAGGCGGTGGCGTAGCAGCCCTCACCCCACTGTCATCCTAGGGCTTGTCCCTAGGATCCGTCGCACCACCGGGGCACGCTCTCCAGCCAACACAA includes:
- a CDS encoding GcrA family cell cycle regulator; this translates as MQTNQSISAPVRVEPVSNIPKAQRKTVETLQADDCRWPFGDPMSADFHFCGHRKKDGSPYCEVHMRLAFQAAKPRAVYRPHAA